Part of the Paenibacillus terrae HPL-003 genome is shown below.
CTGTTCGGATGATTAGTACAGCTTCGTATCCAAGGTGTAGCCTTCCAGGTTTTCTTTGACCCGTTGCAGGAATCGTCCACAAATAACACCATCCAAAATCCGATGATCCAGTGACAGACACAGGTTGGCCATCGAGCGAACCGCAATCATATCATCAATGACCACTGGTCTTTTAACGATGGATTCAAAGGTCAGAATCGCAGCCTGCGGATAGTTAATCACCGGATAAGAGAGAATTGAACCAAAGGAGCCTGTATTGTTCACGGTAAATGTTCCGCCCTGCATGTCATCCAGCTTGAGCGTACCTTCCCGTGTTTTACGTGCCAAATCGTCAATTTCACGCGCCAGTCCGGCAATATTTTTCTGATCCGCTTTTTTAATAACAGGTGTCAAAACCGCGTCCTCTGTACCCACGGCCAGGGAAATGTTGATATCTCTTTTGACGATAATTTTATCCACAGCCCACACCGAATTCATGATCGGATATTCCTTGATGGCATTCACGACTGCTTTCATGAGGAAAGCCAGGTACGTAATGTTGATACCTTCTTTTTGCTTGAACTCGTTTTTGATCTTGTTGCGGAGCAGCACCAGATTAGTCACATCCACCTCAATCATCGTCCAGGCATGTGGAATTTCCGAGACACTTTGCCGCATATTGCGGGCAATCGCACTACGAATCGGTGTAACGTCGATAAAATACTCCGATCTGTTATTGTTGTCACCCTCAACTTCGATCACAGGAGCTTTCGGAGCCTCCGTCAAATGAATACCGCTGTTGCGTACCGGAATAGCAGGGTCCATATTTTGAATCGGTGTACTTTGCTGAGCGGTGGACTGCTGTCTTCCGACAAAAGGAGAGCCTTGTCCTGGTGTCGTCGCAGTTGGCTGTTCAGATGCCATGGCCTGAGCGGAACCACCCTGTTGTACATAATTCAGTACATCTTTGCGAGTAATTCGTCCGCCCATGCCCGTGCCCATCACCTGGTTCAAGTCGATGCTGTGCTGAGCAGCCAGTGTTTGCACCGCCGGGGAAAAACGTCCCCGCATGGATTGATCTGAGGCAGCACCCTGTTGGGGATGTACTTGTACTTGTACTTGTGTGTTGCCTTGAGGTGCTGGCGAAACGGGAGTCGCTCCAGTTGATACAGCAGGTGCAGCCGACTTCGTCTGTATACGGCAAATTAACTCTCCAACGGCTACCGTCTGACCCTCCTCTGCCAACAGATCCCCCATAATTCCGTCCAATGTCGATGGAATTTCCGCGTTCACTTTATCTGTAATGACCTCGCAAATCGGTTCGAATTGCTCCACCGTTTCGCCAGGTTGTTTCAGCCATTTTGCAATTGTCGCCGACACAAGCGATTCAGCCAATTGGGGCATGGTCACGTCGGTCCATTGTTTTTGGTCTGACATTTTTTCAACTCCTTAACATCATAGGAGGGCGCGTTTTACCACAACCCCCGCTACACTTTTGGAATGCTTTCGTCCAATCCGCTCCATATTAATACATTGCAAGACGGTGCATCGCTTCCTTAACCTTATCCTTGTTCAACATATAAAACTTCTCCATCGGCGGGCTGATCGGCATTGCAGGCACGTCTGGAGCGCACAGGCGCTCAATCGGCGCATCCAGCTCGAACAGACATTCCTCATTAATAATTGCGGATACCTCAGCACCAATACCGCCCGTTTTGTTGTCTTCGTGTACGATGAGTACCTTGCCCGTATGCTTTGCAGCTTCAATGATGGCCTGACGATCCAGCGGCTGGAGTGTGCGCAAATCCACAACATGTGCAGTAATGCCCTCTTCCTTCTCCAGCTCCTCAGCAGCCTGCATAACAAAATGTAGCGGCTGGCTGTACCCGATGACCGTAATATCGTCACCCTCACGCAGCAAATTGGCTTTACCAATCGGAACGATGTAATCATCATCAGGTACTTCACCCTTGATCAGCTTGTAGCATTTTTTGTTTTCAAAATACAGCACCGGATCAGGGTCGCGGATGGCTGCTTTCAGCAGTCCCTTGGCGTCATACGCGGTAAAAGGAGCTACAATTTTCAGACCCGGTGTACCAAAAAAGATAGATTCTGGACACTGTGAATGATACAAACCGCCAAAAATACCGCCACCGATAGGCGCACGGATCACAACAGGACAGCTCCAGTCGTTGTTAGAGCGATAGCGAATTTTAGCTGCTTCACTAATAATCTGATTGGTTGCTGGAAGCATGAAGTCCGAATATTGCATTTCGGCAATCGGCTTCATTCCGTACATAGCTGCACCAATGGCAACACCAGCTATAGCCGATTCTGCCAACGGCGTATCCATGACACGCTGCTCACCGAATTGATCCATAAGACCCTTGGTGGTCGTAAAGACACCACCCTTAACACCAACATCCTCACCTAACACAAAAACCGTTTCATCCTGCTCCATTTCTTCCTTCATAGCAAGACGAATCGCATCAATATATTCCATAACCGCCATAATTATCGGCCCTCCCCATCGCTGTCAGCATAGACATGCAATAGCGTATCTTCGGGCTTCGGAAAAGGCGCATTATCTGCATATTCAATCGCTTCCTTGACCTCGAGCAGCAGCTCAGCCGACAAATCCGCGTCCTTGGCCTCATCCCAAATGCCGCATTCCAGCAAATAATTTTTCATACGGGCTACGCCGTCCTTGGCCCAGTTCTCATCCACTTCCTCTTTGGTCCGGTAAGCCAGATCATTATCCGAGGTAGAGTGAGGAGACAGGCGGTACATCATCGCTTCAATAAGCGTTGGCCCCTCGCCACGAATAGCACGTTCACGCGCTTCCTTGACAGCTGCATAAACGGCCAGCGCATCGTTGCCATCGACCCGAATTCCAGGGAAACCGTAGCCCAAAGCACGGTCGCTCACCTTGCCCGCCATCTGCTTATGAACCGGAACCGATATCGCATATTGATTGTTTTCACACATAATGATGACTGGCAGCTTCTGCACACCTGCAAAGTTACAGCCTTCGTGAAAATCCCCCTGATTGCTGGAGCCTTCACCAAATGTAACGAACGATACAAAATCCTTCTTCTGCATCTTGGCAGCCAGCGCTACACCCACTGCGTGTGGAACCTGCGTCGTCACCGGGCTGGAGCCTGTCACAATACGCAGCCGTTTACTGCCGAAATGACCGGGCATCTGCCGACCACCGCTGTTTGGATCATCCGCCTTAGCGAATGCCGATAGCATCAATTCGCGTGGCGTCATACCAACCGCAAGTACGAATCCGTAATCCCGGTAATAGGGAAGAAAATAGTCCTTCTCCCGGTCCAGTCCAAAAGCCGCACCTACTTGTGCCGCCTCCTGCCCAATACCGGAAACGTGAAAATTAATTTTTCCTGCCCGTTGCAGGAGCATGTTGCGCTCGTCAAATCTTCTTGCGAGCAGCATATATCTGTACATGTCAATAACTTGTCCGTGAGTCAGTCCCAGCTGTTCATGTCTGAAGCCAGCGTCTACAGCGCCTTTTGAACTCATTGAGGCACCTCCTTAAGTGTCAAACATCCTACTACCAGCACCTAGTACCATCTTGTCTTAAAACCTGGTACTAAACTCTGGCTAACCCCATTATAATCCTTTTCTCCCCAAAAAGAAAAGCACCGATTTATTAAGATAAAATTATATCCCTATTGCCTGTCCATCAACCGCTAGCATCGCTTCTCCCAAAATCTCCGACAACGTCGGATGTGGGTGAGCAAGCTGTCCGACTTCCCAAGGGGTAGCATCCAGCAACTGTGCAAGGGCCGCCTCGCTGATAAGATCCGTCACATGCGTACCGATCATATGTACACCGAGAATATCATTCGTTTCTTTGTCGGCCACTACTTTGACGAACCCGTCCCGACTACCGTACACAAGCGACTTTCCGATGGCTTGAAAAGGAAACTTCCCTGTTTTCACCTGATGTCCACGCTCACGAGCTTCTTGCTCCGTCAAGCCAACACTCGCTGCCTCAGGACGTGTATAGATACAACGCGGAATTAGATGGTTCGGTACACTGTGAAATTCTTCGCCCGCCAGGTGATGAACCGCCTGCAAACCTTCATGACTCGCCGCGTGCGCCAGTTGCAAGCCCCCGATGCAATCCCCGATTGCATAGATATGGGGTTCATTGGTCTGCAAATGCTCATTAACCGAGATAAAGCCACGCTCTACTCGGATATCCGTATTTTCCAGTCCGATATTTTCCACATTCGCCTGACGACCTACCGAAATGAGCAGCTTGGAGGCTCTGAGGGTTTCGGTTTCCTCCCCTTTTTGCACGTCAATCTGTACGCCTTCCTCATCCTTGCCGTATGTTTCAGCCAGTACTTGCGAGCCCGTCAGCACCTTGATCCCCCGTTTTGTTAACAGGCGCTGCATTTCACGCGAAACGTCCTCGTCCTCGGTTGGAATAAGCCGATTCGCCGCCTCGACCACCGTAACCTCCACGCCAAAATCGTTCAGCATGGAAGCCCATTCCACGCCAATAACGCCACCACCTACGATAATCAGGGAAGCCGGCAATTCTTCCATCATCAACGCCTCGTCACTACTCAGAATAAATTCGCCATCCGGCTCCAATCCAGGCAACACACGCGGGCGTGATCCCGTTGCAATAATGAGATGGGCGGGAACAATCGTCTCCATCTCGCCATCTTCCAGCTCCACAGCAACTGCGCCGCTTTTTGGAGAAAAAATGGACGGTCCAATCACGCGCCCTTTGCCGCTCAGCACCGTGATTTTATTTTTACGCATCAAAAATTGCACGCCCTGATGTAGCTGCTCCACAACGGCTTCCTTGCGCTCTTGTACCTTAGGGAAAACAAGCTGCGCTCCCGAGGTCTCAATGCCGTATTGCGCACTTTCCTTGATCGTCGCATACACTTCCGCACTGCGCAGCAAAGCTTTGCTCGGGATACATCCACGATGCAGACAGGTTCCACCTAGCTTGTCCTTTTCAATAATGACGACTTCCTTGCCGAGCTGGGCTGCACGAATTGCTGCCACATATCCCCCGGTTCCTCCGCCCAAAATCGCAACATCACAATGTATAGTCATGCTTCTCCTCCAATAACATTATTATATATAGCTTGTTGTACTCTCTTTATTTCTCTGTACAAAATTTAGTGTGTTTATGCATAGGCTACAGGCTGTCTAACAACTACCTACGGCTAGCTGCAGTATATTCATTCATATAAGGCATCCCGTAATTTGGTAGATATCCTTGACGTTTGGGCTGATTTGGCCCGCAGTGCTTTGCGAAACGATTCATTTTGCTTACGCAGAAGATCAAGCTCTGTCTCCAGCTCCATGATCAACTCTTGTGCCTGTGGGCTTACCAGCCCTTGCTCCAGTAAAGCTTCTTTTTTGGCACTATAATCCGAATCTTTTTGGTCCATGCCTGTCCCCTCTTCCCTTTATTCCACTACACTTCACCTTATCATGCTCACGGCAACAGAGCAATGACGTCCACATTTAGGTTCAAAGAATAAATATACAATAACATGTCAAAAAACAATTTATTTTCTCTAGTCTGTTTGCTGCACATTATGGTAATCTATAATGGCCTTTTCTTTCGGGAATAATAGATTCACAGCGTTATGCGCATGTTACAGAGAGGGGAATTTGCGTTGCCTACAGGACGAATTACGATCATTACAGGCCCCATGTTTAGCGAAAAATCTGGCGAATTGATTCGCCGCTGTCAAAAATTAATTCAATACGGGCACCGCAAGGTGGTCGCTTACAAACCGGCTGAAGATAATCGCTACGCCAAAGACGAAATTGTAAGCCGCATCGGATATCGGCTACCTGCCATCTCCATTCCGAAAAAACTCACAGATGAGCTCGTTCAGCAGATTTTGGAAGAAACGAAGGATGCCGATGTGGTCGCCTTTGACGAAGTACAGTTTTTCAGCCGTCATATTATGACGTTGGTGGAGGAATTAGCCTACTGTGGCAAGCACGTCATTGCAGATGGACTCAATTTGGACTACCGGGGTAAGGAATTCGGATATGTTGGCGGTTTACTCGCCATGGCAGATGACATCGAAAAGCTAGCTTCCTTTTGCGCCGTATGTGGAAGTTCGGAAGCTGTATATACCCAGCGTATGGTGAACGGAAAGCCTTCCACTGTAGGACCCATCGTAATGATCGGCGACTCAGAGGCGTATGAGCCGCGTTGCCGTGATTGCTTTATACCACCTCATAAAGTGAACTGCGATTAGCACGGAAAATTTACTGTCAGGCTGCGATAAAGGCACGACAACCAGCGGATTTTTCCTTGCATTTTTTTGGAACGATTCGAGCAATTGCCCCGTATATCCGGTTAGTTGTACATGTTTTTTTAGTTTTCGTATGAACGCTATGACCATGATATGATCGGGGGGCTTACTTATGAGTTTTTTCAACAAGATCTTGGCAAGTGCAGGAATTGGTTCAGCTAAAGTCGATACATTGGTGGACCAGTCCGTGTATGTCCCTGGTGAAGAGCTTAGTGGCATCATGCGCATCAAAGGCGGCAAAATTGATCAGGAAATCGGCAAAATTGACATTGAGCTCAAAACGGAATATATCGTAGAGAACGATGACAAAAAAACCACCGCTACCTGCTGTATTGCACGGGTCAAGGTATCTGACGGCTTCCATCTAAAGCAAGGACAAGAGCTTGAAATTCCATTTTCTTTTCGGTTGCCATTGGAAACACCTATCACTCATGCCAAACAGCCCGTATGGCTGGATACAGCATTAGACATCGGTATGGCCTTGGATCCGACCGACCGTGACTCGCTCAAAATCGAACCGCATCCCTATATGAGTACGGTGTTTGAGGCTGTTCACCTGTTGGGCTTCCGATTCCGTTCTTCCACCTGTGAACGTCATCCCAAGCTGGGACGCGGTGTTCCATATGTGCAGGAATTTGAATTTACGCCCGGATCCGAATATGCACGCGATATCGAGGAGCTGGAGCTAATTATGCAATTAGAGCCTGAAGGCGTTCATGTGCTTGTCGAAGTGGATCGTAGAGGGAGAGGGTTATCCGGCTGGCTGGAGACTGCCTTTGATATGGACGAGCGTCATGCCTGGTTGAGTTTAAGCCGGCAAGAGCTGTCTTATGGACCAGATCATATCGCAGATGCGCTGGAGGAACTGATCGACAGACAGATTCGATAAATATGTAGATATAACAAAAAATCCCCGCCGTT
Proteins encoded:
- a CDS encoding dihydrolipoamide acetyltransferase family protein, which encodes MSDQKQWTDVTMPQLAESLVSATIAKWLKQPGETVEQFEPICEVITDKVNAEIPSTLDGIMGDLLAEEGQTVAVGELICRIQTKSAAPAVSTGATPVSPAPQGNTQVQVQVHPQQGAASDQSMRGRFSPAVQTLAAQHSIDLNQVMGTGMGGRITRKDVLNYVQQGGSAQAMASEQPTATTPGQGSPFVGRQQSTAQQSTPIQNMDPAIPVRNSGIHLTEAPKAPVIEVEGDNNNRSEYFIDVTPIRSAIARNMRQSVSEIPHAWTMIEVDVTNLVLLRNKIKNEFKQKEGINITYLAFLMKAVVNAIKEYPIMNSVWAVDKIIVKRDINISLAVGTEDAVLTPVIKKADQKNIAGLAREIDDLARKTREGTLKLDDMQGGTFTVNNTGSFGSILSYPVINYPQAAILTFESIVKRPVVIDDMIAVRSMANLCLSLDHRILDGVICGRFLQRVKENLEGYTLDTKLY
- a CDS encoding thymidine kinase, with translation MPTGRITIITGPMFSEKSGELIRRCQKLIQYGHRKVVAYKPAEDNRYAKDEIVSRIGYRLPAISIPKKLTDELVQQILEETKDADVVAFDEVQFFSRHIMTLVEELAYCGKHVIADGLNLDYRGKEFGYVGGLLAMADDIEKLASFCAVCGSSEAVYTQRMVNGKPSTVGPIVMIGDSEAYEPRCRDCFIPPHKVNCD
- a CDS encoding thiamine pyrophosphate-dependent dehydrogenase E1 component subunit alpha codes for the protein MSSKGAVDAGFRHEQLGLTHGQVIDMYRYMLLARRFDERNMLLQRAGKINFHVSGIGQEAAQVGAAFGLDREKDYFLPYYRDYGFVLAVGMTPRELMLSAFAKADDPNSGGRQMPGHFGSKRLRIVTGSSPVTTQVPHAVGVALAAKMQKKDFVSFVTFGEGSSNQGDFHEGCNFAGVQKLPVIIMCENNQYAISVPVHKQMAGKVSDRALGYGFPGIRVDGNDALAVYAAVKEARERAIRGEGPTLIEAMMYRLSPHSTSDNDLAYRTKEEVDENWAKDGVARMKNYLLECGIWDEAKDADLSAELLLEVKEAIEYADNAPFPKPEDTLLHVYADSDGEGR
- a CDS encoding sporulation protein; amino-acid sequence: MSFFNKILASAGIGSAKVDTLVDQSVYVPGEELSGIMRIKGGKIDQEIGKIDIELKTEYIVENDDKKTTATCCIARVKVSDGFHLKQGQELEIPFSFRLPLETPITHAKQPVWLDTALDIGMALDPTDRDSLKIEPHPYMSTVFEAVHLLGFRFRSSTCERHPKLGRGVPYVQEFEFTPGSEYARDIEELELIMQLEPEGVHVLVEVDRRGRGLSGWLETAFDMDERHAWLSLSRQELSYGPDHIADALEELIDRQIR
- a CDS encoding alpha-ketoacid dehydrogenase subunit beta, whose product is MAVMEYIDAIRLAMKEEMEQDETVFVLGEDVGVKGGVFTTTKGLMDQFGEQRVMDTPLAESAIAGVAIGAAMYGMKPIAEMQYSDFMLPATNQIISEAAKIRYRSNNDWSCPVVIRAPIGGGIFGGLYHSQCPESIFFGTPGLKIVAPFTAYDAKGLLKAAIRDPDPVLYFENKKCYKLIKGEVPDDDYIVPIGKANLLREGDDITVIGYSQPLHFVMQAAEELEKEEGITAHVVDLRTLQPLDRQAIIEAAKHTGKVLIVHEDNKTGGIGAEVSAIINEECLFELDAPIERLCAPDVPAMPISPPMEKFYMLNKDKVKEAMHRLAMY
- the lpdA gene encoding dihydrolipoyl dehydrogenase; amino-acid sequence: MTIHCDVAILGGGTGGYVAAIRAAQLGKEVVIIEKDKLGGTCLHRGCIPSKALLRSAEVYATIKESAQYGIETSGAQLVFPKVQERKEAVVEQLHQGVQFLMRKNKITVLSGKGRVIGPSIFSPKSGAVAVELEDGEMETIVPAHLIIATGSRPRVLPGLEPDGEFILSSDEALMMEELPASLIIVGGGVIGVEWASMLNDFGVEVTVVEAANRLIPTEDEDVSREMQRLLTKRGIKVLTGSQVLAETYGKDEEGVQIDVQKGEETETLRASKLLISVGRQANVENIGLENTDIRVERGFISVNEHLQTNEPHIYAIGDCIGGLQLAHAASHEGLQAVHHLAGEEFHSVPNHLIPRCIYTRPEAASVGLTEQEARERGHQVKTGKFPFQAIGKSLVYGSRDGFVKVVADKETNDILGVHMIGTHVTDLISEAALAQLLDATPWEVGQLAHPHPTLSEILGEAMLAVDGQAIGI